The Nitrosomonas communis genome has a segment encoding these proteins:
- a CDS encoding ABC transporter ATP-binding protein → MNDIPNVTISACNLSRNFGKHTAVHQVDLELRRGEVLGLLGPNGAGKSTTMQMLTGNLAPTSGSVQICGVDLLKHPQQAKCYIGYLPENPPLYKELTVDEYLRFAARLHHINLSRIDSVLTEVKQRCGLNDIGKRLINTLSKGYQQRVGIAQAIIHQPEVIILDEPSIGLDPNQIREIRILIRELGKTSSVVLSTHILPEVEGVCDRVQIMNQGTMVFSAALAELKQKNLSLEQIFEQFTLRNGHTGN, encoded by the coding sequence GTGAATGATATTCCTAATGTGACTATTTCTGCTTGTAACCTCAGCCGCAATTTCGGTAAGCATACTGCAGTGCACCAAGTTGATCTGGAATTAAGGCGAGGTGAAGTATTAGGCTTGTTAGGTCCTAATGGTGCAGGAAAGAGCACGACGATGCAGATGCTGACAGGTAACTTGGCTCCAACGAGTGGTAGTGTGCAAATTTGTGGGGTCGATTTGCTTAAACATCCTCAACAAGCCAAATGCTATATTGGTTATTTGCCTGAAAACCCACCATTGTATAAGGAATTAACAGTAGATGAATATCTCCGGTTTGCTGCTAGATTGCACCATATTAATCTATCAAGAATCGATTCCGTATTGACCGAAGTTAAACAACGTTGCGGTCTCAATGATATAGGAAAACGGCTGATCAATACATTATCCAAAGGGTATCAACAACGTGTAGGCATTGCCCAGGCGATTATTCATCAGCCTGAGGTTATTATTCTTGATGAACCTTCTATCGGATTAGATCCTAATCAAATAAGAGAAATTCGAATACTAATTCGTGAGCTTGGTAAAACTTCTAGTGTGGTTCTTTCTACACATATACTGCCGGAAGTCGAAGGTGTATGTGATCGAGTTCAAATCATGAATCAAGGCACGATGGTGTTTAGCGCTGCGCTAGCAGAACTCAAACAAAAAAATCTCAGCCTTGAGCAAATTTTTGAGCAATTTACTCTAAGAAATGGACATACCGGGAATTAA
- a CDS encoding OmpA family protein, with protein sequence MKKRTSTRKYLIEAIVLSLLLISTMALAETQAGTYYKQGESDAAKIPGYNVNDRGVISRNTTGLCWRTRDWTEENADCSCDPQAPKCQKPVEQVAAPTPPAPITEPEKITFSADALFDFDKAVLKPQGKESLDDFANKLRNIKYDLIIAVGYADRIGSDDYNKQLSMRRAEAVKNYLVTANGISPDRIFTDGKGEANPVTGDSCAGTKKTKALIDCLAPDRRVEIEVAGTQEGNY encoded by the coding sequence ATGAAAAAGAGAACGTCGACCAGGAAATATCTAATAGAAGCAATCGTTTTATCGCTACTCTTAATTTCAACAATGGCTTTGGCTGAAACACAAGCTGGGACATATTATAAGCAAGGCGAAAGTGATGCAGCGAAAATACCAGGTTATAATGTAAATGATCGTGGAGTAATATCCAGAAACACTACAGGTTTATGTTGGCGTACCAGAGATTGGACAGAAGAAAATGCGGATTGTTCATGTGACCCACAGGCTCCTAAATGTCAAAAACCGGTAGAACAGGTTGCCGCGCCTACTCCCCCTGCTCCGATCACCGAACCAGAAAAAATCACTTTTTCTGCGGATGCGCTATTTGATTTTGACAAGGCTGTCCTTAAACCTCAAGGAAAGGAATCTTTGGATGACTTTGCCAATAAACTGAGAAATATTAAATACGATCTTATCATTGCTGTCGGTTATGCCGATCGTATCGGTTCGGATGACTATAATAAACAACTCTCCATGAGACGTGCTGAAGCAGTTAAGAATTATCTGGTTACTGCCAATGGCATCAGCCCAGACCGCATTTTTACGGACGGGAAAGGAGAGGCTAACCCTGTGACGGGTGACAGTTGCGCAGGTACCAAGAAAACCAAAGCATTAATTGATTGCTTGGCACCTGACCGTCGGGTAGAAATTGAAGTAGCAGGCACACAGGAAGGTAACTACTAA
- the ubiG gene encoding bifunctional 2-polyprenyl-6-hydroxyphenol methylase/3-demethylubiquinol 3-O-methyltransferase UbiG: MEDDGINADPIELEKFSQLAHRWWDPNSEFKPLHDINPLRLDYIDQLSGGLKEKTVVDVGCGGGILSEAMAARGAKTTGIDLSDKALKIAKLHLLESGQQVDYRKITVEMLAKEQPHHFDIVTCMEMLEHVPDPASVIKACAQLTKPNGWVFFSTINRNPKSYLFAILGAEYILKLLPKGTHEYAKFIKPSELARMARAAGLNDAKIIGMTYNPLTKVYALEADTSVNYIMAFPA, from the coding sequence ATGGAAGATGATGGTATCAATGCAGATCCGATCGAACTGGAAAAATTCAGCCAACTTGCCCATCGTTGGTGGGATCCTAATAGTGAATTTAAACCACTACATGACATTAATCCATTACGGCTTGATTACATCGATCAACTAAGTGGAGGGTTGAAGGAAAAAACTGTGGTAGATGTCGGCTGTGGCGGTGGCATATTATCTGAAGCAATGGCTGCACGTGGGGCAAAAACAACAGGCATTGATTTGAGTGATAAGGCACTCAAAATTGCTAAACTTCATCTGCTCGAAAGTGGGCAGCAAGTTGATTATCGAAAAATAACGGTTGAGATGCTTGCTAAAGAACAGCCGCACCATTTTGATATTGTCACTTGCATGGAAATGCTGGAGCATGTACCCGATCCTGCCAGCGTAATAAAAGCATGCGCCCAGCTAACTAAACCCAATGGCTGGGTCTTTTTCTCGACCATTAATCGCAACCCGAAATCTTATCTCTTTGCCATTCTCGGGGCAGAATACATCCTTAAATTATTACCCAAAGGGACTCACGAATACGCTAAATTTATCAAGCCTTCTGAACTTGCGCGTATGGCGCGTGCCGCAGGATTAAATGATGCCAAAATTATTGGTATGACCTACAATCCTCTTACTAAAGTGTATGCGCTCGAGGCTGATACCAGTGTCAACTATATCATGGCATTTCCAGCTTAA
- a CDS encoding HAD family hydrolase: MIKAILFDFDGTVADTAPDLGHALNRQRIARGLSPLPITLIRRYASAGSRGLLHLGFNLKPDDVTYEAMREEFLRFYAERLCHDTCLFPGIANVIDQLDIRNLPWGIVTNKPARFTRPLVQTLGLHQRAACIISGDETAHTKPHPEPLLTACRQMDISPQNCIYLGDDLRDVQASMAAGIKPIVARYGYLGNDAPPESWGADHLINHPEDLLNYI, from the coding sequence ATGATTAAAGCAATTCTTTTCGATTTTGATGGCACAGTTGCCGATACTGCGCCTGATCTGGGTCATGCGCTTAATCGACAGCGCATAGCAAGAGGGTTATCTCCTTTACCGATTACCCTTATCCGCCGTTACGCATCGGCTGGATCACGTGGATTATTACATCTTGGTTTCAATCTCAAACCTGATGATGTAACCTACGAAGCGATGCGCGAGGAATTTCTACGCTTTTACGCCGAACGTTTGTGTCATGATACTTGCTTATTTCCAGGCATAGCTAATGTAATTGATCAGCTCGATATTCGCAATCTGCCTTGGGGAATAGTAACCAACAAACCCGCTCGCTTCACTCGCCCCCTCGTGCAAACATTAGGGCTACACCAGCGGGCAGCCTGCATTATCAGCGGCGATGAGACAGCTCATACCAAACCCCATCCGGAACCCTTGCTCACCGCATGCCGTCAAATGGATATTTCCCCACAGAACTGCATTTATCTCGGGGATGATCTTCGTGATGTCCAAGCCAGCATGGCAGCTGGAATAAAACCGATTGTTGCGCGTTATGGCTATTTAGGTAATGATGCACCACCTGAATCCTGGGGCGCAGATCATCTCATTAATCATCCAGAAGACTTGCTCAATTATATTTAA